Within the Streptomyces sp. YIM 121038 genome, the region CTTTCACCCCTAACCACAGGTCATCCCCCAGGTTTTCAACCCTGGTGGGTTCGGCCCTCCACGAAGTCTTACCTCCGCTTCAGCCTGCCCATGGCTAGATCACTCCGCTTCGGGTCTTGGGCGCGCTACTCAATCGCCCTATTCGGACTCGCTTTCGCTACGGCTTCCCCACACGGGTTAACCTCGCAACACACCGCAAACTCGCAGGCTCATTCTTCAAAAGGCACGCAGTCACGAGACACCAAGCAAGCTTGATGTCCGACGCTCCCACGGCTTGTAGGCACACGGTTTCAGGTACTATTTCACTCCGCTCCCGCGGTACTTTTCACCATTCCCTCACGGTACTATCCGCTATCGGTCACCAGGGAATATTTAGGCTTAACGGGTGGTCCCGCCAGATTCACACGGGATTTCTCGGGCCCCGTGCTACTTGGGTGTCTCTCAAACGAGCCGCTGACGTTTCGACTACGGGGGTCTTACCCTCTACGCCGGACCTTTCGCATGTCCTTCGCCTACATCAACGGTTTCTGACTCGTCTCACAGCCGGCAGACTGTGAAAGAGAGATCCCACAACCCCCCAAGCGCAACCCCTGCCGGGTCTCACACGCTTGAGGTTTGGCCTCATCCAGTTTCGCTCGCCACTACTCCCGGAATCACGGTTGTTTTCTCTTCCTGCGGGTACTGAGATGTTTCACTTCCCCGCGTTCCCTCCACACCGCCTATATATTCAGCGGTGGGTGACAGCCCATGACGACTGCCGGGTTTCCCCATTCGGAAACCCCCGGATCAAAGCCTGGTTGACGACTCCCCGGGGACTATCGTGGCCTCCCACGTCCTTCATCGGTTCCTGGTGCCAAGGCATCCACCGTGCGCCCTTAAAAACTTGGCCACAGATGCTCGCGTTCACTGTGCAGTTCTCAAACAACGACCAACCACCCGTCACAACCCGCCGAAGCAGATCTTTACCGGGGTCGGCATTGAGGTCGGAAAGCAAGTTCCGTACCCTCAGATACCCAACAGCGTGCCCGACCCGGTCCCGCCCGGAGATCATGCGTTCCACGCTCTTACGAGCAGTACTAGCAGCCTCCGACCCGTGAACCAGGCCGAGTAGTCAACGTTCCACCCATGAGCAACCAGCATCAGACATTCGCTGATGTACTGGCCTCTGGACTGTCAGCAGAGCCGGCAGCCAAGAAGTGCTCCTTAGAAAGGAGGTGATCCAGCCGCACCTTCCGGTACGGCTACCTTGTTACGACTTCGTCCCAATCGCCAGTCCCACCTTCGACAGCTCCCTCCCACAAGGGGTTGGGCCACCGGCTTCGGGTGTTACCGACTTTCGTGACGTGACGGGCGGTGTGTACAAGGCCCGGGAACGTATTCACCGCAGCAATGCTGATCTGCGATTACTAGCGACTCCGACTTCATGGGGTCGAGTTGCAGACCCCAATCCGAACTGAGACCGGCTTTTTGAGATTCGCTCCACCTCGCGGTATCGCAGCTCATTGTACCGGCCATTGTAGCACGTGTGCAGCCCAAGACATAAGGGGCATGATGACTTGACGTCGTCCCCACCTTCCTCCGAGTTGACCCCGGCGGTCTCCCGTGAGTCCCCAGCACCACAAGGGCCTGCTGGCAACACGGGACAAGGGTTGCGCTCGTTGCGGGACTTAACCCAACATCTCACGACACGAGCTGACGACAGCCATGCACCACCTGTACACCGACCACAAGGGGGCGACCATCTCTGGCCGTTTCCGGTGTATGTCAAGCCTTGGTAAGGTTCTTCGCGTTGCGTCGAATTAAGCCACATGCTCCGCCGCTTGTGCGGGCCCCCGTCAATTCCTTTGAGTTTTAGCCTTGCGGCCGTACTCCCCAGGCGGGGCACTTAATGCGTTAGCTGCGGCACGGACGACGTGGAATGTCGCCCACACCTAGTGCCCACCGTTTACGGCGTGGACTACCAGGGTATCTAATCCTGTTCGCTCCCCACGCTTTCGCTCCTCAGCGTCAGTATCGGCCCAGAGATCCGCCTTCGCCACCGGTGTTCCTCCTGATATCTGCGCATTTCACCGCTACACCAGGAATTCCGATCTCCCCTACCGAACTCTAGCCTGCCCGTATCGACTGCAGACCCGGGGTTAAGCCCCGGGCTTTCACAACCGACGTGACAAGCCGCCTACGAGCTCTTTACGCCCAATAATTCCGGACAACGCTCGCGCCCTACGTATTACCGCGGCTGCTGGCACGTAGTTAGCCGGCGCTTCTTCTGCAGGTACCGTCACTTTCGCTTCTTCCCTGCTGAAAGAGGTTTACAACCCGAAGGCCGTCATCCCTCACGCGGCGTCGCTGCATCAGGCTTTCGCCCATTGTGCAATATTCCCCACTGCTGCCTCCCGTAGGAGTCTGGGCCGTGTCTCAGTCCCAGTGTGGCCGGTCGCCCTCTCAGGCCGGCTACCCGTCGTCGCCTTGGTGAGCCATTACCTCACCAACTAGCTGATAGGCCGCGGGCTCATCCTGCACCGCCGGAGCTTTCCACACGAAGATCATGCGATCCCGTGTCATATCCGGTATTAGACCCCGTTTCCAGGGCTTGTCCCAGAGTGCAGGGCAGATTGCCCACGTGTTACTCACCCGTTCGCCACTAATCCACCCCGAAGGGCTTCATCGTTCGACTTGCATGTGTTAAGCACGCCGCCAGCGTTCGTCCTGAGCCAGGATCAAACTCTCCGTGAATGTGTACCCGTAATCGGGTGCAACACCACGAGAGCGGAACAACCAGGAGGAATAATCCCGGTCGTTCACAGCGTCCTCGCTGTGCGCCTCCCACAGTGTGGAAGGACTTTTTCAAAGGAACCTCGCCGCCGGAACTGATGTCCGGCAGACGGGGTATCAACATATCTGGCGTTGACTTTTGGCACGCTGTTGAGTTCTCAAGGAACGGACGCTTCCTTTGTACTCACCCTCTCGGGCTTTCCTCCGGGCGCTTCCCTTCGGTATTTCGTGTTTCCGACTCTATCAGATCTTTCCGGCTTCCCGGTCCGTTCCGATTTCCTCGGTGCTTTCCGGCCTCTCGGCCTTCCGGCGGTGTCGACTCTATCAGATCCTTTCGGGCCCGATTCCCAGTCAACTTGGGCTGTCCTCCCGGCTGTTGGGCCGTTCCGACGTCCCAAACTTTAGCGGATTCCCCCGGCGATTCATAATCGCGCCCTGGAATTGAATTCGGACATGCCGAAATCAGTCCCGTGAGGAGGTCGTGCTGGTGTTTGGGTGCCGCGTCAGCGGCGAGATGCGCCGTCGCAGAACCGTTACGGCCCCGCGACAACTCGAAGAACCTTACGGATCCGGAGGGGCAGTGTCAACCCCTGGATCCGTGAACATCAGTCGAGGTCGTTGAGGCGGCCGCCCGCGTCCGGCTGGGCGTGTTCCACGCGGCGCAGCAGGCGCTGGAGCACGTCGCCCAGGACGCCCCGCTCGGCCGCGGACAGGTCCTGGAGGAGGTCCTCCTCGAAGACCGTGGCGAGCCGCATCGCCTCCAGCCACTTCTCCCGGCCCTCGCCGGTGAGCTCCACGATCACCCGTACGCGGTTGGACTCGTCGCGCTCCCGGGTGACCAGGCCCTCGCTCACCATGCGGTCGATGCGGTGGGTCATGGCGGCGGGCGTGAGGCCCAGGCGCTTGGCCAGCTCGCCGGGGCCCATCCGATAGGGGGCGCCGGAGAGGACGAGTGCCTTGAGGACCTCCCACTCGGCGTTGCTGATGCCGAGGGTCGCGGTCTGGCGGCCGTAGGCGACGTTCATCCGCCGGTTGAGGCGGCCGAGGGCCGAGACGATCTTCTCGACCTGGGGGTCGAGGTCCTGGAACTCGCGCTGGTAGGCGGCGATCTGTTCTTCGAGTGTCGGCTCTGTGGGGCCGGGGGTGTCACCCATGGGCGCAGTATGGCACGGACGTGGTTGGCATCGAAGTCCTTCAGTGTGTATTGTTTAGATCCTAACTTTAGCTTTGAAGTCTTCACTCCTAAGGCAGGTGAAAGTGACCATGGCGATGGGCGCCGCGATGCGCCGGATCCACGTGGGCAACGCACTGAGCGCGTTCGGCCTCGGCTTTACCGTCCCCTTCCTGTACGTGTACGTGGCGCAGGTCCGGGACCTCGGCGCCGTGACGGCGGGCCTCGTGCTCGCCGCCTTCGCGGTGGCCGCACTCATCGTGCTGCCGTTCTCCGGCCGGGCCATCGACCGGCGCGGACCGCTGCCCGTCCTCATCGCGGCCCTGCTCACCGCCGCCGTCGGCGCCCTGAGCCTGGGCCTGGCGGCCAGCGCCCCCCTAGTCCTGCTCTCGGCGGGCGCGCTCGGCGCGGGCCAGGCCGTCATGCAGCCCGCGCTCGCGACGATGATCGTCGAGTGCTCCACGCCGGACACCCGCACGCGCGCGTTCGCCACTCAGTTCTTCCTGCAGAACCTGGGCCTCGGCGTCGGCGGCCTCATCGGCGGCCAGCTGGTCAAGAACGAGCGGCCCAGCGACTTCACGCTGCTCTTCGCCATCGAGACCGTGATCTTCCTGGTGCTCGTCGGCGTCATGCTGACCACGCGCCTGCCCCGCTCGCCCCGGATCGCGGACGCCGCGCCGCAGGCCCGGGGCAGCATGAAGGACGTCTTCCGCAACCCCGTGATGCTCCAGCTGTGCGTCCTGGGCTTCGTGCTGTTCTTCGCCTGCTACGGCCAGTTCGAGTCCGGTCTGTCCGCGTACGGCGTGGAGGCCGCCGGGATCTCGCCGTCGACGCTCGGCATCGCGCTCGCCGCCAACACCGGCGCGATCGTGGTCGCCCAGTTCGCCGTCCTGCGGTTCGTCGAGCGCCGCAGGCGTTCGCAGGTGATCGCGGCCGTGGGCCTCATCTGGGCCGTGGCGTGGATCGCCGCCGGCTACGCGGGCCTCGGCCACGGCAGCCAGGCCATGGCCACCGCCGCCTTCATCTCGACGTACGCGCTCTTCGGGATCGGCGAGACCATGCTCGCTCCGACCGTGGCGCCGCTGGTCGCCGATCTGGCTCCGGAGTCGATGGTCGGCCGGTACAACTCGGCCTTCGCCCTCGTCAAGCAGCTGGCCCTGGCGGTCGGCCCGGCCGTGGGCGGGCCCATGGGCGCCACGCTGCACGCTCCGTACGTCGTGACGTTCCTGCTCTTCTCGCTGGGCATCACGGTGCTCGCGCTGCGGCTCGGCAAGCACCTCACGCCGGCGCAGAACCACCCGTACGCCCAGAAGAGCCGGGTCGTCGCCCAGAGCGCCCCGGAGGCCGTGACCGCCCACTC harbors:
- a CDS encoding MarR family transcriptional regulator, producing MGDTPGPTEPTLEEQIAAYQREFQDLDPQVEKIVSALGRLNRRMNVAYGRQTATLGISNAEWEVLKALVLSGAPYRMGPGELAKRLGLTPAAMTHRIDRMVSEGLVTRERDESNRVRVIVELTGEGREKWLEAMRLATVFEEDLLQDLSAAERGVLGDVLQRLLRRVEHAQPDAGGRLNDLD
- a CDS encoding MFS transporter gives rise to the protein MGAAMRRIHVGNALSAFGLGFTVPFLYVYVAQVRDLGAVTAGLVLAAFAVAALIVLPFSGRAIDRRGPLPVLIAALLTAAVGALSLGLAASAPLVLLSAGALGAGQAVMQPALATMIVECSTPDTRTRAFATQFFLQNLGLGVGGLIGGQLVKNERPSDFTLLFAIETVIFLVLVGVMLTTRLPRSPRIADAAPQARGSMKDVFRNPVMLQLCVLGFVLFFACYGQFESGLSAYGVEAAGISPSTLGIALAANTGAIVVAQFAVLRFVERRRRSQVIAAVGLIWAVAWIAAGYAGLGHGSQAMATAAFISTYALFGIGETMLAPTVAPLVADLAPESMVGRYNSAFALVKQLALAVGPAVGGPMGATLHAPYVVTFLLFSLGITVLALRLGKHLTPAQNHPYAQKSRVVAQSAPEAVTAHS